One Phormidium ambiguum IAM M-71 DNA window includes the following coding sequences:
- a CDS encoding DUF2808 domain-containing protein — protein sequence MKSLIHHSLSALLFATTTVVTPIMIPAAQAQMVFKFNAPVITDSGVLGSSHFIRIAVLGMSLEDLMISLPIQMQAFQGVKITDRTGKEIPANIAMNEKNITITFAQPVTPETNLTVELTGVRMVPGTETTLLYGVTAQREGIRGEIPVGTAIVNIPDRG from the coding sequence GTTTATCAGCATTATTATTTGCTACTACAACTGTTGTTACTCCCATAATGATTCCCGCAGCACAAGCTCAAATGGTATTTAAGTTTAATGCGCCTGTAATTACTGATTCAGGAGTTTTAGGTAGTAGCCATTTTATTAGAATCGCCGTTTTAGGAATGTCTTTGGAAGATTTAATGATTTCTCTACCCATTCAAATGCAAGCTTTTCAAGGTGTGAAAATTACCGATCGCACAGGTAAAGAAATTCCGGCAAATATTGCAATGAATGAAAAGAATATCACTATTACTTTTGCTCAACCAGTGACTCCTGAAACTAATTTAACAGTGGAGTTAACTGGAGTACGAATGGTTCCGGGAACTGAAACAACTTTACTTTATGGGGTAACTGCACAACGAGAAGGAATACGGGGAGAAATTCCTGTGGGAACGGCAATTGTTAATATTCCCGATCGAGGATAA
- the csaB gene encoding polysaccharide pyruvyl transferase CsaB, which translates to MGQIKAVLCGYYGEGNAGDEALLASLLQMLPPNVKPLVLSGNPRETKERYQVESYDRKSAWQVFKVIRSADVFMWGGGSLMQDVTSFASPMYYAGLMGLAKQFGLKTIAWAQGIGPLERPIIREIAKQVFTKCELVSVRDRASANLLLNWEIPCCLAPDPVWALDSLPVKGLWDLPAPRVAVNLRQHPQLTPERIANLTKALIDFQKATQTFILLVPFQKSKDLAIAKSIQPQLPGASKILILNNPRELKGLFQGVEMAIGMRYHSLIMAAAHECRCFALSYDPKVSQLMQELSIPGWELTEIPDDPKLITQTWLDCYANGDSLSPAQIQSLVDRALIHQELLNQTLATS; encoded by the coding sequence ATGGGGCAAATTAAAGCAGTATTGTGTGGGTATTATGGCGAAGGGAATGCAGGGGATGAAGCTTTGTTAGCTTCGTTATTACAAATGTTGCCCCCAAATGTGAAACCTTTGGTGCTTTCGGGAAATCCGCGAGAAACGAAAGAACGTTATCAGGTAGAAAGTTACGATCGCAAGTCAGCTTGGCAAGTCTTTAAAGTGATTCGCAGTGCTGATGTTTTTATGTGGGGTGGTGGAAGTTTGATGCAAGATGTGACTAGTTTTGCTAGTCCAATGTATTATGCTGGATTGATGGGATTAGCCAAACAATTTGGGTTAAAAACAATTGCTTGGGCGCAAGGAATCGGGCCTTTGGAACGTCCAATAATTCGGGAAATTGCCAAACAAGTTTTTACGAAATGTGAATTAGTGAGCGTGCGCGATCGCGCTTCGGCTAACCTACTATTAAACTGGGAAATTCCTTGTTGTTTAGCACCAGATCCCGTATGGGCATTAGACAGCTTACCAGTGAAAGGACTTTGGGATTTACCAGCCCCAAGAGTCGCGGTAAATTTGCGCCAACATCCCCAACTTACACCAGAAAGAATTGCTAACTTAACTAAAGCTTTAATTGACTTTCAAAAAGCTACGCAGACTTTTATTTTACTAGTACCATTTCAGAAATCAAAAGATTTAGCGATCGCCAAATCAATTCAACCACAGCTACCAGGCGCTAGTAAAATTTTGATCCTCAACAATCCCAGAGAATTAAAAGGCTTATTTCAAGGAGTAGAAATGGCGATCGGAATGCGTTACCATAGCCTGATTATGGCCGCAGCCCACGAATGCCGTTGTTTCGCCCTTAGTTATGACCCAAAAGTTAGTCAACTAATGCAAGAATTATCAATTCCCGGATGGGAATTAACAGAAATCCCTGACGATCCGAAATTAATTACCCAAACTTGGTTAGACTGCTATGCTAATGGTGATAGCCTATCTCCAGCACAGATTCAGTCATTAGTAGACCGAGCATTAATTCATCAGGAATTGTTAAATCAAACTTTAGCAACTAGTTAA